The DNA window TCATCACCCAGAGCCTCGGCTGGGTGCCCTACACCCAGCTCGCGAATCTGACCGGCCGGCCGGCGATCAGCGTGCCGCTGCACTGGACGGCCGACGGATTGCCGCTCGGCGTGCAGTTCGTCGGGCGGCTGGGCTCCGACGGCGATCTGCTCGCCCTGGCCGCGGCGCTCGAGGAGGCGCAGCCGTGGTTCGGCCGATACGCCGACATCTCCGTCTGACTCGCCCCGAGTGGTGTGTCCCGGACCACTACTCTTATCTCAACCAACACGAGGGGAGTTGCGTTGTCTGAGCAGCAGGCCGACGCAGTGGTCGTCGGCGCCGGGCTCGCGGGCCTGGTCGCCACCTATGAACTGACGCAGGCGGGCCGCAAGGTCATCGTCGTCGACCAGGAGAACCGCAACAATCTCGGCGGACAGGCGTTCTGGTCATTGGGCGGACTGTTCCTGGTGGACAGCCCCGAGCAGCGTCGTCTGGGTATCCACGATTCGGCCGAGCTGGCGTTGCAGGACTGGATGGGATCGGCCGGCTTCGACCGCGACGACGAGGATTTCTGGCCGCGCCAGTGGGCGCGCGCCTACGTGGAGTTCGCCGCCACCGAGAAGCGCCAGTATCTACACGACCTCGGTCTGCGCATCACCCCGGTCGTCGGCTGGGCCGAACGCGGCGGCGGTTTCGCCGACGGGCACGGCAACTCGGTCCCACGGTTTCATCTCACCTGGGGCACCGGCCCAGAGGTGGTGCGCGTCTTCGCCGAGCCCGTCCTCGAGGCCGAAGCACGCGGCCTGGTCGAGTTCCGGTTCCGCCACCAGGTCGACGACCTTATCGTCGACGGCGACCAGGAGTCGGGCACCGTCGTCGGTGTACGCGGTTCGCTCCTGGCCCCCACCGACCTCGAGCGGGGACGTGCGTCCAGCCGGGATGTGGTGGGCGACTTCGAGATCCGGGCCGACGCCGTCATCGTCACCACCGGCGGCATCGGACACAACCATGAGCTGATCCGACGCAACTGGCCCACCGAACGCCTCGGTCCGGCACCGGAGACGATGATCTCCGGTGTCCCCGCGCACGTCGACGGCCGCATGCTCGGGATCGCCGAGGATGCCGGCGCGAGCATCGTCAACCGCGACCGCATGTGGCATTACACCGAGGGCATCCACAACTGGGACCCCATCTGGCCCGACCACGCGATCCGCATCATCCCCGGACCGTCGTCGCTGTGGCTCGACGCCAACGGAAACCGTTTGGCCCCACCGAATTTCCCCGGTTTCGACACCAATTCGACGATGAAGGCCATCCTGGCCACCGGTTACGACTACTCGTGGTTCATCCTCACCCAGACCATCATCGAGAAGGAGTTCGCGCTGTCGGGGTCCGAGCAGAATCCCGACATCACCAGCAAGGACCTGAAATTCGCGGTCAAGAGCCGCCTCGCCAAGGGCGCACCCGGCCCGGTGGACGCCTTCAAACGCAACGGCGTCGACTTCGTGGTCGCCGACAATCTGCCCGAACTTGTCACCGGCATGAACGCGATCGCCCGCGGACCCGACCTCGACCTGCAGCAGGTGGAGCGGGTGATCTCGGCACGAGATGCCCAGCTGGACAACAAGTATTCCAAAGACGCCCAGATCATGGCGATCACCAACGCCCGGCAGTACCTGGGCGACAAGGTGGTCCGGGTGGCCAAACCGCACCGCTTGCTCGACCCGGCGCACGGCCCGCTGATCGCGGTGCGCCTCAACATCCTCACCCGAAAGACGTTGGGCGGCTTGGAGACCAACCTCGACGCGCAGGTGATGCGCCCCGACGGCACCGCCTTCGACGGTTTGTACGCCGCGGGCGAGGTCGCCGGGTTCGGCGGCGGCGGCGTGCACGGCTACAACGCGCTCGAGGGAACCTTCCTCGGCGGGTGCATCTTTTCCGGCCGGGCGGCGGGGCGGGCGGTGGCGCGCCTGTAACGCCGTCGATCATCGTCGCATCAGGTCACCGTCGCGTGTAGATCAGCAGCGCCACACCACTGTCGAAGGTCCGCGCCGAGCGCAACCGGA is part of the Gordonia bronchialis DSM 43247 genome and encodes:
- a CDS encoding FAD-binding dehydrogenase; its protein translation is MSEQQADAVVVGAGLAGLVATYELTQAGRKVIVVDQENRNNLGGQAFWSLGGLFLVDSPEQRRLGIHDSAELALQDWMGSAGFDRDDEDFWPRQWARAYVEFAATEKRQYLHDLGLRITPVVGWAERGGGFADGHGNSVPRFHLTWGTGPEVVRVFAEPVLEAEARGLVEFRFRHQVDDLIVDGDQESGTVVGVRGSLLAPTDLERGRASSRDVVGDFEIRADAVIVTTGGIGHNHELIRRNWPTERLGPAPETMISGVPAHVDGRMLGIAEDAGASIVNRDRMWHYTEGIHNWDPIWPDHAIRIIPGPSSLWLDANGNRLAPPNFPGFDTNSTMKAILATGYDYSWFILTQTIIEKEFALSGSEQNPDITSKDLKFAVKSRLAKGAPGPVDAFKRNGVDFVVADNLPELVTGMNAIARGPDLDLQQVERVISARDAQLDNKYSKDAQIMAITNARQYLGDKVVRVAKPHRLLDPAHGPLIAVRLNILTRKTLGGLETNLDAQVMRPDGTAFDGLYAAGEVAGFGGGGVHGYNALEGTFLGGCIFSGRAAGRAVARL